One segment of Pirellulales bacterium DNA contains the following:
- a CDS encoding DUF4114 domain-containing protein has protein sequence MQFRRFRLLLGLVVVSGWSVSASAQTLSKYQPSQRPLGLPLIGQTYLDGTDATSQALDAYKQSFLNAITTNLPEHVAFTGANLNQLDPTRLYFMFDYAPRIYYIYEGACYNNALGVTIATVSAPTNKPTTGTSYTVFPFVHSSISPVCSSGSGKRSSSEPLMAGDFVQLPTVKAGQQLAFFIMANMDSNSDPADVYYNGNSNNPDNFQHLISFFPDDSQYLIIGFEDMYNGGDKDCNDLMFVVDIGPNNAAALRNTSSLPK, from the coding sequence ATGCAGTTTCGACGATTCCGTTTGTTGTTGGGGCTCGTTGTTGTCAGCGGCTGGTCCGTGTCGGCCTCGGCCCAAACTTTATCGAAATACCAGCCGTCGCAGCGTCCGCTGGGACTACCGCTGATTGGCCAAACCTACCTGGATGGCACCGATGCCACGTCACAGGCACTCGACGCGTACAAGCAGAGCTTCCTGAACGCGATTACCACCAATCTTCCGGAACACGTCGCCTTTACAGGGGCCAACTTGAACCAATTGGATCCCACGCGGCTGTATTTCATGTTCGACTATGCGCCGCGCATCTATTACATCTATGAAGGCGCCTGCTATAACAACGCTCTGGGAGTCACGATCGCCACGGTGAGCGCCCCCACCAACAAACCGACGACGGGAACCAGCTATACCGTGTTTCCCTTCGTCCACTCCAGCATCAGCCCCGTCTGCTCCAGCGGATCGGGCAAACGCTCCAGCAGCGAGCCGCTGATGGCCGGCGATTTCGTGCAATTGCCGACCGTCAAAGCGGGCCAGCAACTCGCCTTTTTCATCATGGCCAACATGGACAGCAACAGCGATCCGGCTGACGTTTACTACAACGGCAACTCCAACAACCCCGACAACTTTCAGCACCTGATCTCGTTCTTTCCCGACGACAGTCAGTATCTGATCATCGGTTTCGAAGACATGTACAATGGCGGCGACAAGGACTGCAACGACTTGATGTTCGTGGTCGATATCGGCCCCAACAACGCCGCCGCCCTGCGCAACACGTCGTCGTTGCCGAAATAA
- a CDS encoding TadE/TadG family type IV pilus assembly protein — MSDRPPLPAGAAATRRLLRGSRRGTAAVELALCLPLLLTTGLGMIEITNLVSIQARMQAAAYEAARLATRPTTSNATAASSDQVKTYCQTLLTQLGINGATVTLTPSDLSTATPQTLVTVAVSAAWKQNSPTSFVLQNSPTLSAQTTLIVE, encoded by the coding sequence ATGAGCGATCGACCGCCCTTGCCAGCGGGCGCAGCCGCCACCCGGCGCCTACTCCGGGGCAGTCGCCGGGGGACGGCAGCCGTGGAGCTGGCCCTGTGCCTGCCGCTGTTGCTGACGACCGGTTTGGGCATGATCGAAATCACGAACCTGGTGTCGATCCAAGCGCGGATGCAAGCGGCCGCTTACGAGGCGGCGCGCTTGGCCACGCGGCCGACCACCTCGAACGCGACCGCGGCCAGCAGCGACCAGGTGAAGACCTACTGTCAGACCTTGCTCACGCAGCTTGGCATCAACGGGGCCACCGTTACCTTGACACCAAGCGACCTCTCGACGGCCACGCCACAAACCCTCGTGACTGTGGCGGTCAGCGCGGCCTGGAAGCAGAACTCGCCCACGTCCTTCGTTTTGCAGAACTCACCTACTCTTTCCGCCCAGACGACGTTAATCGTCGAATAG